From one Lycium ferocissimum isolate CSIRO_LF1 chromosome 5, AGI_CSIRO_Lferr_CH_V1, whole genome shotgun sequence genomic stretch:
- the LOC132055942 gene encoding glutaredoxin: MGSMFSSPEISKEKMEISLTKAKQIVSSNPVVVFSKTYCGYCTRVKQLLSQLGATFKVIELDRESDGDEVQQALLEWTGQRTVPNVFIGGEHVGGCDSVLAKHQQGKLLPMLKDAAAVPAVPNDPAKM, from the exons ATGGGATCAATGTTCAGTTCACCTGAGATTAGCAAAGAAAAAATGGAGATTTCTCTTACCAAAGCCAAGCAGATTGTTTCCTCTAATCCTGTCGTTGTCTTCAG TAAAACATACTGCGGATATTGCACTAGGGTGAAGCAGCTTCTTTCCCAACTTGGAGCTACTTTCAAAGTTATTGAACTTGACAGGGAAA GTGATGGAGATGAGGTGCAACAAGCACTACTAGAATGGACAGGGCAGAGGACTGTGCCTAACGTGTTTATTGGGGGAGAACATGTTGGTGGCTGCGACA GCGTATTAGCGAAGCATCAACAGGGAAAGCTACTTCCTATGCTGAAGGATGCCGCTGCTGTTCCTGCTGTTCCCAACGATCCTGCCAAAATGTAA